The Qipengyuania aurantiaca genome contains the following window.
CAGCACGGTCTCGCGCGTCGGCGTGCCTTCGTCGTCGATGCTGAGCGAGCCGCGACGATCCGGCATGCTGCCATCGTCGACCACGGTGACGCCGGGGGCGGCCACGCGTTCGCCGATGCGGCCCGAAAACGCGCTGGTACCCTTGCGGTTGAAATCGCCTTCGAGCCCGTGGCCGACCGCTTCGTGCAGCAGCACGCCGGGCCAGCCGGGGCCGAGCAGGACTGTCTGTTCGCCGGCAGGCGCAGCCACGCTGTCGAGATTGACCAGCGCCTGGCGCACCGCTTCGTCGATCCCGCGCATCCACGCGCCTTCATCGAACAGGCGATCGTAGAGGTAGCGTCCGCCCATGCCGTAGAAGCCGGTTTCGCGGCGGCCGTTCTGTTCGGCGACGACCTGGATATTGAGCCGCACCAGCGGGCGGATGTCGCGCGCGATGTGCCCGTCGGGTCGCACGATCTCGACCACGCTCCAATTGGCGAGCAGGCTGGCTGAGACCTGCGCCACGCGCGGGTCCCTGGCGCGGGCCACGGCGTCGATCTTCTCGAGCAGCGCGACCTTCTCCTCGAACGGCACGAGGTCGAGCGGGCACAGATCGGTGTAGAGGTGGCGGTTGGTCCGTTCGGGCGGCGCGGCAAGCGGCTGGCTGGTCGCGTCGAGCAGTTTCAAGGTCTCGCCCGCGCGCACAATGGCGGCGGCGCTGATCTCGTTGGCGTGCGCAAAGCCGGTGGTCTCGCCCGATACACCGCGCAGGCCGAAGCCCGAATCGCGGCTGTAATCGGCGGTTTTCAGCCGTCCGTCGTCGAACCCGAAGGCTTCGGACGCGATGAACTGGAGGTAGAGCTCGCCATCGTCGCATGGTGCGAGCAGCTTGGCGGTCAGCGCCTGCGCCTCGTCGGGCGTCAGCTTGTTGCCGTAGACGAGGGAGAGCGGATCGGAAGTCGTTGCGGTCATGCGCCCTATGTAGGAACAGGCGCTCCGCTTGGCGAGGGCCTACCCGCAGCGCTTACGGATGGCCCGGATCGGCGCCTTCGGAAATGTCCATCAGCTGCGACTGGTCGACGCCGTCGGCCGGGCCGCCTTCGAGCACGAAGCGCCGGTCGCAATAGCCGCAATCGACATAGCCGTGCTCGTCGATCTGGAGATAGACCTTGGGATGGCCCAGCGCGGCGGCGCGGTACATCTTGCCGGAGCGGATATCGGTCGCGCCATCGCACCACACGCGCGGGGTGGTGACCTTGGACACTTCGGGAGGAGGCAGACTCATGGGAGAGGCCGATAATGGGTTTGACCGAGCGGCTCAAGAGGATAGGTGACGCGCCATGACCA
Protein-coding sequences here:
- a CDS encoding zinc-finger domain-containing protein, yielding MSLPPPEVSKVTTPRVWCDGATDIRSGKMYRAAALGHPKVYLQIDEHGYVDCGYCDRRFVLEGGPADGVDQSQLMDISEGADPGHP
- the tldD gene encoding metalloprotease TldD — translated: MTATTSDPLSLVYGNKLTPDEAQALTAKLLAPCDDGELYLQFIASEAFGFDDGRLKTADYSRDSGFGLRGVSGETTGFAHANEISAAAIVRAGETLKLLDATSQPLAAPPERTNRHLYTDLCPLDLVPFEEKVALLEKIDAVARARDPRVAQVSASLLANWSVVEIVRPDGHIARDIRPLVRLNIQVVAEQNGRRETGFYGMGGRYLYDRLFDEGAWMRGIDEAVRQALVNLDSVAAPAGEQTVLLGPGWPGVLLHEAVGHGLEGDFNRKGTSAFSGRIGERVAAPGVTVVDDGSMPDRRGSLSIDDEGTPTRETVLIEDGILKGYMQDRLNARLMGVEATGNGRRESYQHAPMPRMTNTFMQGGEDDPEELLSRMDDGIYATSFGGGQVDITSGKFVFACTEAYKVEKGKIVHPIKGATLIGDGPSVLTRVTGIGNDMALDEGVGICGKGGQSVPAGVGQPTLLIDGITVGGTGA